The Nesterenkonia xinjiangensis genome contains a region encoding:
- a CDS encoding adenylosuccinate synthase gives MPAIVIVGAQWGDEGKGKATDLLGSRVDYVVKPNGGNNAGHTVVVSGEKFELKLLPAGILSPNAVPVIGNGVVVNLEALFEEIDGLEARGADTSRLRISANAHLVAPYHQTMDKVTERFLGKRAIGTTGRGIGPTYMDKVGRLGIRVQDIFDESILRQKIDGALRQKNELLIKLYNRRSITVDEIAEYFLSFADRLRPMVVDTTILLNDALDEGDVVLMEGGQATYLDVDHGTYPFVTSSNPTAGGASVGSGIGPTRINRSIGVVKAYTTRVGAGPFPTELFDEWGEFLQKTGGEFGVNTGRPRRCGWYDAVMARHASRINGFTDYFLTKLDVLTGIERIPVCVAYDVDGVRHDQMPMTQTDFHHAKPIFEHFDGWTEDISGARTLEDLPTNARDYVLALEKMSGTRISGVGVGPGRDEVIAVRDLID, from the coding sequence ATGCCAGCCATTGTGATCGTCGGTGCCCAGTGGGGGGACGAGGGGAAGGGCAAGGCCACTGACCTGCTCGGCTCGCGAGTCGACTATGTGGTCAAGCCCAACGGCGGCAACAACGCGGGTCATACCGTGGTCGTCAGTGGGGAGAAGTTCGAGCTGAAGCTGCTGCCGGCGGGGATCCTCTCCCCGAATGCCGTGCCGGTGATCGGCAACGGCGTGGTGGTGAACCTGGAAGCGCTGTTCGAGGAGATCGACGGCCTCGAGGCGCGCGGCGCGGACACCTCACGGCTGCGCATCTCCGCCAACGCCCACCTGGTGGCCCCTTATCACCAGACCATGGACAAGGTCACTGAACGGTTCCTGGGGAAGCGGGCGATCGGCACCACGGGTCGCGGCATCGGCCCGACGTACATGGACAAGGTGGGTCGGCTGGGCATCCGAGTCCAGGACATCTTCGACGAGTCGATCCTGCGGCAGAAGATCGATGGGGCGCTGCGGCAGAAGAACGAGCTGCTGATCAAGCTCTACAATCGGCGGTCCATCACGGTTGATGAGATCGCCGAGTACTTCCTCTCCTTCGCGGACCGGCTGCGTCCGATGGTCGTGGACACCACGATCCTGCTCAACGACGCTCTCGATGAGGGCGACGTGGTGCTGATGGAGGGCGGCCAGGCCACCTATCTCGACGTCGACCACGGCACCTACCCGTTCGTGACGTCGTCGAACCCCACTGCGGGTGGGGCCTCGGTGGGTTCGGGCATCGGACCCACGCGCATCAACCGGTCCATCGGAGTGGTCAAGGCTTACACCACCCGTGTGGGTGCCGGGCCCTTCCCGACGGAGCTCTTCGACGAGTGGGGCGAGTTCCTGCAGAAGACCGGCGGGGAGTTCGGGGTGAACACCGGCCGTCCGCGCCGCTGCGGCTGGTATGACGCGGTGATGGCCCGGCATGCATCCCGCATCAACGGATTCACCGATTACTTCCTCACCAAGCTGGACGTGCTGACCGGCATCGAGCGGATCCCGGTCTGCGTGGCCTATGACGTCGACGGTGTCAGGCATGACCAGATGCCGATGACCCAGACTGATTTCCACCACGCCAAGCCGATCTTCGAACACTTCGACGGCTGGACCGAGGACATCTCCGGAGCGCGCACCCTGGAGGACCTGCCCACCAACGCCCGGGACTATGTGCTCGCCCTGGAGAAGATGAGCGGCACCCGGATCTCCGGGGTGGGAGTGGGCCCGGGTCGCGATGAGGTCATCGCGGTGCGGGATCTGATCGACTGA
- the phnE gene encoding phosphonate ABC transporter, permease protein PhnE yields MSTVTAPSASPGQPSAGSGIGRPEKPRPGAAGYLGLVAVAVLLVLFFGWTSTSTLMLDLGFTRLPLYPGIGALVLVGVLALGWRTGAGELPMLGALAVIGVTWWGGSGIGFTLTPLWEDLRRAEPVLQGFMSPNWGFIWRVSDAWLVTLAMAVVATTVGCCIGLFLAMMASPVSSPNRGVSQFVKALNSVIRSIPDIGYGLLFVALLGGTAGGAGPMAGVMALVMFNIGIIAKLTGETIDAVDRGPLEAADASGANLLQRDRIAVVPQILPGYLSYSLYVFELNIRASVVLGIVGAGGIGSTISVQLSRFAYENISAIMIALVVVVLAVDYLSLTIRRRLT; encoded by the coding sequence TTGAGCACCGTCACCGCCCCTTCCGCATCCCCGGGGCAGCCGAGTGCCGGTTCTGGCATCGGGCGGCCAGAGAAGCCGCGCCCTGGAGCTGCAGGCTACCTGGGGCTCGTCGCCGTCGCCGTGCTGCTGGTGCTGTTCTTCGGCTGGACCTCGACCTCCACCCTGATGCTCGACCTCGGCTTCACCCGGCTGCCGCTGTACCCCGGCATCGGCGCGCTGGTGCTGGTGGGCGTGCTGGCCCTCGGCTGGCGCACGGGTGCCGGGGAACTTCCGATGCTGGGGGCGCTGGCCGTCATCGGCGTCACCTGGTGGGGCGGCTCCGGCATCGGCTTCACCTTGACCCCGCTGTGGGAGGACCTGCGCCGTGCCGAGCCGGTGCTGCAAGGCTTCATGAGCCCCAACTGGGGGTTCATCTGGCGAGTCTCCGACGCCTGGCTGGTCACCCTCGCGATGGCGGTGGTGGCCACCACCGTGGGCTGCTGCATCGGCCTGTTCCTGGCGATGATGGCCTCGCCGGTCTCGAGTCCCAACCGAGGCGTCTCGCAGTTCGTGAAGGCGCTGAACTCGGTGATCCGATCCATCCCGGACATCGGCTACGGTCTGCTGTTCGTGGCGCTGCTCGGCGGCACCGCCGGGGGAGCGGGACCGATGGCCGGAGTGATGGCGCTGGTGATGTTCAACATCGGCATCATCGCGAAGCTGACCGGTGAGACCATCGACGCCGTGGACCGTGGCCCGCTCGAGGCAGCCGACGCGTCGGGAGCGAACCTCCTGCAGCGTGACCGGATCGCCGTGGTCCCGCAGATCCTGCCCGGCTATCTGTCCTACAGCCTCTATGTCTTCGAGCTGAACATCCGCGCCTCGGTGGTGCTGGGAATCGTCGGCGCCGGAGGCATCGGCTCCACGATCAGCGTGCAGCTCTCCCGGTTCGCCTACGAGAACATCTCCGCGATCATGATCGCCCTGGTGGTCGTCGTGCTGGCCGTGGACTACCTCTCGCTGACCATCCGCCGGAGGCTGACATGA
- a CDS encoding lipase family protein → MTQPETPRSPHHHLSDSRSPAPVEPLASGFPRRRRERRSRRLVLGAGAAVSAAALVLSTVPAASAAPEESQEPAVEEELGGLEQLLRERESDAAAPEDLHAEEVPDDVSVEEAEQALEASDELTTEDLRYAAAAEDLADSTDSDFYTTPATLPAEDGALIRQEESTFYLDPVGLIEHDAEVTRIMYRTTDSNGAARAAVATVLEPARSGQDTQRPLVIHAPGTQGLGDQCAPSRQLAAGTEYEGVGIAAALEAGYAVVVPDYIGLGTEGAHTYMNRVDQAHAVLDAARAAQQAEGVDLGEENPVHIRGYSQGGGASAAALEIAHEHAPELNLISGAAGAVPADLFEVADMIDSSLYNAFLLFALGGLVESEGLDPAEFLNEEGLARLEQASGQCTVSALISHLFVDTSTLTVDGRGFTELIQDEPFFSALVEQRIGEGRAPQVPVQVNHSLLDDVIPYRTGRSLAQRWCGEGARVAFESNVAPTHVGGFVAGMPGVALFTTLSLNGWNTANSCWRL, encoded by the coding sequence ATGACGCAGCCCGAGACGCCCCGCAGCCCCCACCACCACCTCAGCGACAGCCGCAGCCCGGCCCCCGTGGAACCGCTGGCCTCAGGGTTCCCGAGGCGTCGGCGTGAGAGGCGCTCTCGCCGTCTGGTCCTGGGAGCAGGTGCCGCCGTCTCCGCGGCGGCACTGGTGCTCTCGACCGTGCCCGCCGCCTCGGCCGCCCCGGAGGAATCCCAGGAGCCTGCGGTCGAGGAGGAGCTGGGAGGGCTGGAGCAGCTCCTGCGGGAGCGCGAGTCCGACGCGGCCGCCCCGGAGGACCTTCACGCGGAGGAGGTCCCGGATGACGTCTCCGTGGAGGAGGCGGAGCAGGCCTTGGAGGCCTCCGACGAGCTCACCACCGAGGATCTGCGCTATGCAGCGGCGGCCGAGGATCTGGCCGACTCCACGGATTCGGACTTCTACACCACTCCGGCCACTCTTCCCGCCGAGGACGGCGCCCTGATCCGTCAGGAGGAGAGCACCTTCTACCTGGACCCGGTCGGACTGATCGAGCACGACGCGGAGGTCACCCGAATCATGTACCGCACCACCGATTCCAACGGGGCAGCCCGGGCCGCCGTCGCCACAGTGCTGGAGCCTGCCCGCAGCGGTCAGGACACGCAGCGGCCGCTGGTGATCCATGCGCCTGGCACCCAAGGTCTGGGGGATCAGTGTGCGCCGAGCCGGCAGCTGGCCGCCGGCACCGAATATGAGGGAGTGGGCATCGCTGCGGCGTTGGAGGCGGGCTACGCCGTCGTTGTGCCGGACTACATCGGCCTGGGCACCGAAGGGGCCCATACCTATATGAACCGGGTGGACCAGGCCCACGCAGTGCTCGACGCCGCCCGGGCGGCCCAGCAGGCCGAGGGGGTGGATCTGGGCGAGGAGAATCCGGTCCACATCCGGGGCTACTCGCAGGGCGGGGGCGCCTCCGCCGCAGCGCTGGAGATCGCCCATGAGCACGCTCCGGAGCTGAACCTGATCTCGGGTGCGGCCGGGGCTGTCCCCGCCGACCTGTTCGAAGTGGCGGACATGATCGACAGCAGCCTGTACAACGCCTTCCTGCTCTTCGCGCTGGGCGGGCTGGTGGAGTCTGAGGGTCTGGACCCGGCGGAGTTCCTCAACGAGGAGGGGCTGGCTCGCCTGGAGCAGGCCTCAGGTCAGTGCACGGTCTCTGCGCTGATCAGCCACCTGTTCGTGGACACCTCCACACTGACGGTGGACGGGCGGGGCTTCACCGAGCTGATCCAGGATGAGCCGTTCTTCTCCGCCCTCGTGGAGCAGCGCATCGGTGAGGGCCGCGCCCCGCAGGTGCCGGTGCAGGTCAACCACAGCCTGCTCGATGACGTGATCCCCTACCGCACTGGCCGCAGTCTGGCCCAGCGGTGGTGCGGCGAGGGTGCTCGGGTGGCCTTCGAGTCGAACGTCGCCCCGACCCATGTGGGTGGCTTCGTGGCCGGGATGCCGGGGGTGGCGCTGTTCACCACGCTGAGCCTGAACGGGTGGAACACCGCCAACAGCTGCTGGCGCCTCTGA
- a CDS encoding HTTM domain-containing protein — protein sequence MSLLTRHLIDPIVVGIRDLYSWLLSERRALRGLAATRILVGIAAVGILLTNFTSRHVIWGPGSSWAEPYRENSEFGSLLDLYAGDSSAVFTLKYLLLLTVAIAFLIGWRARLMNILLVIGMAGLVERADMLGNQGDNILRIGLTLLFFMSTSEHWSLDARRRARARAREAAGEEFTVAQRGWYGLPLLPGWWTALIHNVALIALACQVFILYTASALYKVQGELWQNGTALHYPLSLGEFGVFPEINALLSANPILLTIMTYFSVFVQLFFAVGLLHPITRRLFLLGVIGLHGGIAVLMGIPWFSLAMLAYDAIFVSDRTYRRIEGLAARAAADFRRRLGFSPDSDPPEDAPRQAGRSDKSTDEQHAGKTIAERRAVTTNR from the coding sequence ATGAGCCTCCTGACGCGTCACCTCATCGATCCGATCGTCGTGGGGATCCGGGATCTCTACTCCTGGCTGCTCTCCGAGCGCCGTGCGCTGCGAGGACTCGCCGCCACCCGCATTCTTGTGGGCATCGCTGCGGTCGGGATTCTCCTGACGAACTTCACCTCGCGCCATGTGATCTGGGGGCCCGGTTCATCCTGGGCCGAACCGTACCGGGAGAACAGCGAGTTCGGGTCCCTGCTGGACCTCTACGCCGGTGACTCCAGCGCTGTGTTCACGCTGAAGTACCTCCTGCTGCTGACGGTGGCGATCGCCTTCCTCATCGGCTGGCGTGCCCGGCTGATGAACATCCTCCTGGTCATCGGTATGGCCGGGCTGGTGGAGCGAGCTGACATGCTGGGCAATCAGGGTGACAACATCCTGCGCATCGGTCTGACCCTGCTGTTCTTCATGAGCACATCCGAACATTGGTCGCTGGACGCTCGGCGCCGGGCCAGGGCTCGTGCACGTGAGGCTGCCGGTGAGGAGTTCACCGTCGCCCAGCGGGGCTGGTACGGGCTGCCACTGCTGCCCGGGTGGTGGACGGCGCTGATCCACAACGTCGCGCTGATCGCACTCGCATGCCAAGTCTTCATCCTCTACACGGCGTCGGCGCTCTACAAGGTGCAGGGAGAGCTCTGGCAGAACGGCACCGCACTGCACTACCCGCTCAGCCTGGGCGAGTTCGGGGTCTTCCCAGAGATCAACGCGCTGCTCTCGGCCAACCCGATCCTGCTGACGATCATGACGTACTTCTCGGTCTTCGTGCAGCTGTTCTTCGCCGTCGGTCTGCTCCACCCGATCACTCGGCGTCTGTTCCTGCTCGGAGTCATCGGACTGCACGGCGGCATCGCCGTGCTGATGGGGATCCCATGGTTCTCCCTGGCCATGCTCGCCTACGACGCGATCTTCGTCTCCGATCGGACTTATCGCCGAATCGAAGGGCTGGCTGCCAGAGCAGCCGCCGACTTCCGACGTCGTCTCGGCTTCAGCCCTGACTCGGACCCGCCGGAGGACGCCCCCAGACAGGCCGGCCGGTCCGACAAGTCCACCGATGAGCAGCACGCCGGCAAGACGATCGCAGAGCGGCGAGCGGTGACGACGAACCGCTGA
- a CDS encoding DUF3151 domain-containing protein: MSIVGHNLMEPEPTLLPAEPEVTESLADGSEPVDLAAQHPTSSLVWALLAEDALSQGYTVEGYAYARVGYHRGLDALRGSGWRGAGPVPWSHEPNRGFLRALAALGQAAAAIGETEEVHRISTFLNDCDPTAREQIAALQS, translated from the coding sequence ATGAGCATCGTCGGACACAACCTGATGGAGCCGGAGCCCACGCTGCTGCCGGCTGAGCCCGAGGTCACCGAGTCCCTGGCGGACGGCAGCGAGCCGGTGGATCTGGCCGCCCAGCACCCGACGTCGTCGCTGGTGTGGGCGCTGCTGGCCGAGGACGCGCTGTCCCAGGGGTACACCGTGGAGGGGTACGCCTACGCCCGGGTGGGGTACCACCGGGGGCTGGATGCGCTGCGCGGCTCCGGCTGGCGCGGAGCCGGGCCGGTGCCGTGGTCCCATGAGCCCAACCGCGGGTTCCTCCGGGCACTCGCCGCGCTGGGCCAGGCCGCGGCCGCCATCGGGGAGACCGAGGAGGTCCACCGGATCTCGACGTTCCTGAACGACTGCGACCCCACTGCGCGGGAGCAGATCGCCGCCTTGCAGAGCTGA
- a CDS encoding SRPBCC family protein, which yields MDEKLELCRQIDAPGGEVWSVLTDLDGAAQVLSGVTRIERLAGTGAEVGARWRETRRMMGTQASEEMEIVASEPERRLQVAAASHGMSYETAFILAPRGRGTLLCMSFHGASVGSGRMQRAAAALTAPLGRLVTRSAMRRDLRDIATAAEAHAAA from the coding sequence ATGGACGAGAAGCTCGAGCTGTGCCGACAGATCGATGCCCCTGGGGGTGAGGTCTGGAGTGTCCTCACCGATCTCGACGGTGCTGCCCAGGTGCTCAGCGGTGTGACGCGGATCGAGCGTCTGGCGGGCACGGGAGCCGAGGTCGGCGCCCGCTGGCGGGAGACACGCCGGATGATGGGCACCCAGGCCAGTGAGGAGATGGAGATCGTCGCCAGTGAGCCTGAGCGCCGTCTTCAGGTCGCCGCGGCCAGCCACGGCATGAGCTACGAGACTGCGTTCATCCTGGCGCCCCGTGGCCGCGGGACCCTGCTGTGCATGTCCTTCCACGGGGCCTCCGTGGGCTCGGGGCGAATGCAGCGGGCGGCGGCTGCGCTCACCGCGCCGCTGGGGCGCCTGGTGACGCGGTCCGCGATGCGCCGTGATCTCCGGGACATCGCCACGGCGGCAGAGGCCCATGCCGCAGCCTGA
- the phnE gene encoding phosphonate ABC transporter, permease protein PhnE produces the protein MTEPIEPGGQSRPVGGPKAGSAPRHTPDRLDRRPVKPSKLGWNLGLLAFGILVIAAVSATGANFSRLAEFPANFMTYSSLMVQGVFQPLTPEVQAAWGTAFSDMLESVQIAWIGTVVGALFSLPMGFLAARNMTPLPIYVVVRFILSVIRAVPEIVFAIAVMLPIFGLGPLAGALALGVSSIGTLSKLISEAIEGVDPGPLESARASGASKLQMIRWAVLPQVMPEVIAIWLYRFEVNIRASAILGVLGAGGIGSLLSALFNVRAWDRIGITLVVIIVVTIIIDQISAWIRHRVIHGAPKKQSRASATPVTPRSSAPA, from the coding sequence ATGACAGAACCCATCGAACCCGGCGGGCAGTCGCGGCCAGTCGGCGGGCCGAAGGCTGGATCTGCCCCGCGCCACACCCCGGACCGCCTGGATCGCCGCCCGGTGAAGCCCTCCAAGCTGGGCTGGAACCTGGGGCTGCTGGCCTTCGGGATCCTCGTGATCGCCGCGGTCTCCGCCACCGGGGCGAACTTCTCCCGATTGGCCGAGTTCCCGGCGAACTTCATGACCTACTCCTCCCTGATGGTGCAGGGCGTGTTCCAACCGCTCACCCCGGAGGTGCAGGCAGCATGGGGCACCGCCTTCTCGGACATGCTGGAGTCGGTGCAGATCGCCTGGATCGGCACCGTGGTGGGTGCGCTGTTCTCCCTGCCCATGGGTTTCCTGGCCGCACGGAACATGACCCCGCTGCCCATCTATGTGGTGGTCCGTTTCATCCTCTCGGTGATCCGCGCGGTGCCGGAGATCGTCTTCGCGATCGCGGTGATGCTGCCGATCTTCGGGCTGGGCCCGCTGGCGGGAGCTCTGGCGCTGGGAGTGAGCTCGATCGGGACGCTGTCCAAGCTCATCTCCGAGGCGATCGAGGGCGTGGATCCGGGCCCGCTGGAGTCCGCCCGGGCCTCGGGCGCCTCGAAGCTGCAGATGATCCGCTGGGCGGTGCTGCCGCAGGTGATGCCGGAGGTGATAGCCATCTGGCTGTACCGCTTCGAGGTCAACATCCGGGCCTCGGCCATCCTCGGGGTGCTGGGAGCAGGGGGCATCGGCTCGCTGCTGTCGGCGCTCTTCAACGTCCGTGCCTGGGACCGCATCGGGATCACCCTGGTGGTGATCATCGTGGTGACGATCATCATCGATCAGATCTCCGCCTGGATCCGGCATCGGGTCATCCACGGGGCGCCGAAGAAACAGTCCCGGGCGTCCGCGACACCGGTGACGCCGCGGTCCTCGGCTCCCGCGTAG
- a CDS encoding DUF5819 family protein, producing MNTPTPRAQDDACETAPGDVATSGDATPRPPKIARVLVWPLLAIVLVHTLIIGLWVAPSTAFRDAVGTDRVREYIYPWFEQNWSLFAPTPRRGEVMFEVRASVVDADTGEEEETDWVMLTDIEDALVRGNLTPPRTMKLTRRTADDLHTARRDMDSEQLELLEANFIDTPVEELRTMLLEADEGNVGAVDRYMRADATATFIANAYAQITWGDQGDVTRVQYRTSSRRVPDYDPDSDRTLADVEPGVRDYGWRPSVDIAEEELDLFTLYAETEVD from the coding sequence ATGAACACCCCCACGCCCCGCGCACAGGATGACGCCTGCGAAACCGCGCCGGGTGACGTCGCCACCAGCGGCGACGCGACACCACGTCCGCCGAAGATCGCCCGCGTCCTCGTCTGGCCTTTACTGGCGATCGTGCTGGTCCATACGCTGATCATCGGCCTGTGGGTCGCCCCCTCAACAGCCTTCCGCGACGCAGTCGGCACTGACCGCGTCCGCGAATACATCTATCCCTGGTTCGAACAGAACTGGTCCCTCTTCGCCCCCACTCCCCGCCGCGGTGAAGTGATGTTCGAAGTCCGCGCCTCCGTGGTCGATGCCGACACCGGTGAGGAGGAAGAGACGGACTGGGTCATGCTCACGGACATCGAAGATGCCCTCGTGCGTGGGAATCTGACCCCGCCGAGGACCATGAAGCTCACACGGCGCACCGCCGACGATCTGCACACCGCACGCCGAGACATGGACAGCGAGCAGCTGGAACTCCTGGAAGCCAACTTCATCGACACCCCCGTCGAAGAACTGCGAACGATGCTGCTCGAGGCAGATGAAGGAAACGTCGGCGCCGTGGACCGCTATATGCGGGCTGACGCCACGGCCACCTTCATCGCCAATGCCTACGCCCAGATCACCTGGGGCGACCAGGGAGATGTCACGCGGGTCCAGTACCGCACCAGCAGCCGGCGCGTGCCGGACTACGATCCCGACTCTGACCGCACGCTGGCGGACGTGGAGCCCGGCGTCCGAGACTATGGCTGGCGTCCGAGCGTGGACATCGCCGAGGAAGAGCTCGATCTGTTCACCCTCTACGCCGAGACAGAGGTGGACTGA
- a CDS encoding DUF5819 family protein — protein sequence MSRPDTSDRSDPQLERTRRDLKRLPEGARALTWPVVAIVLIHTLMIGLWVAPNNPARDSLGADRVREYVQPWFSQNWSIFAPNPRRVAVTFEVRATVRDPETGDEQTTDWVDLIDNEDGIVAGNPFPARTAKITRRTTDRLHSAISGMSTEQREWLEADYVETPVDQLRERLTEADGGAGTADINRYMTADAAATAIATGFAENEWGDETEILYIQYRTSTRPAPSWDSDSTIDDTTRTERDYGWRSAVELTDQQIEHFGPYLEQGGDWR from the coding sequence GTGAGCAGACCCGACACCTCAGATCGGAGCGATCCGCAGTTGGAGCGGACTCGCCGTGACCTGAAGAGACTGCCGGAGGGCGCCCGGGCGCTCACCTGGCCCGTGGTGGCCATCGTGCTCATCCACACGCTCATGATCGGGCTGTGGGTGGCCCCCAACAACCCGGCCCGGGACAGTCTGGGCGCGGACCGCGTACGCGAGTACGTGCAGCCCTGGTTCAGCCAGAACTGGTCCATCTTCGCTCCCAACCCGCGCCGGGTCGCGGTGACCTTCGAGGTCCGCGCCACGGTCCGGGACCCCGAGACCGGAGATGAGCAGACTACCGACTGGGTGGATCTCATCGACAACGAGGACGGCATCGTCGCTGGCAACCCGTTCCCCGCCCGCACCGCCAAGATCACCCGCCGTACCACCGACCGCCTGCACAGTGCCATCAGCGGCATGAGCACCGAACAGCGGGAATGGCTCGAGGCTGACTACGTCGAAACCCCTGTGGATCAGCTCAGGGAGCGTCTGACCGAGGCCGACGGCGGCGCCGGAACCGCAGACATCAACCGCTACATGACCGCCGATGCCGCAGCCACGGCCATCGCCACCGGCTTCGCGGAGAACGAATGGGGCGACGAGACGGAGATCCTCTACATCCAATACCGCACCAGCACCCGCCCCGCCCCCTCCTGGGACAGCGACAGCACCATCGACGACACCACCCGCACCGAACGCGACTACGGGTGGCGTTCCGCCGTCGAGCTCACTGACCAGCAGATCGAGCACTTCGGCCCCTACCTCGAGCAGGGAGGCGACTGGCGATGA
- a CDS encoding DUF421 domain-containing protein, with amino-acid sequence MDISQYWDGWEPIIHTLVTVVAGYVALLVMLRISGPRTMASMTPLDFIVAVTIGSAFGRTLTAVEVPLAQTVLTLALLILLQWVLAWLRGRSPRFRGLLDAPPVLVYYQGSFQRRTMRRHQLVEEDVHTAVRKSGGGSLEGVSAVVLQQDGDLGVIAEGQMGDGSSLLPFAQGDDGEGPTEDRR; translated from the coding sequence ATGGACATCTCACAGTACTGGGACGGCTGGGAGCCGATCATCCACACCCTGGTGACCGTCGTGGCCGGCTACGTGGCGCTGCTGGTGATGCTGCGCATCTCAGGGCCGCGCACGATGGCATCGATGACGCCGCTGGACTTCATCGTGGCGGTGACCATCGGCTCCGCCTTCGGGCGCACGCTGACCGCGGTGGAGGTGCCGCTGGCTCAGACCGTGCTGACCTTGGCTCTGCTGATCCTGCTGCAGTGGGTGCTGGCCTGGTTGCGCGGTCGCTCGCCGAGGTTCCGTGGGCTGCTGGATGCGCCGCCGGTGCTCGTCTACTACCAAGGTTCCTTCCAGCGTCGGACGATGCGCCGTCATCAGCTGGTGGAGGAGGACGTCCATACCGCGGTGCGCAAGTCCGGCGGCGGGTCCCTGGAGGGGGTGTCCGCGGTGGTCCTTCAGCAGGATGGCGACCTCGGGGTGATCGCTGAGGGGCAGATGGGGGATGGGTCGAGTCTGCTGCCCTTCGCCCAGGGCGACGACGGCGAGGGTCCAACCGAGGACCGCCGCTGA
- a CDS encoding thymidine kinase produces MAKLYFRYGAMNSGKSTGLLQAAYNYEERGQRVLLAKPKLDTKGADEIVSRLGVTREVDFLVPAEANLRQLFGQHAEGGVPGTLLDGVDAADTRALRHGVKPVACLLVDEAQFFTEEQIDDLLRIAVLDGVPVLAYGIRTDFRTRSFPGSARLMDIAHSLEELKTICRCGAKAVFNTRRSGDRVIFDGDQVAIDGTDVWYESLCAACYLEASGGRLG; encoded by the coding sequence GTGGCCAAGCTCTATTTCCGTTACGGAGCGATGAACTCCGGCAAGTCCACCGGTCTGCTCCAGGCGGCGTACAACTATGAGGAGCGCGGTCAGCGTGTGCTGCTGGCCAAACCGAAGCTGGACACCAAGGGTGCGGATGAGATCGTCTCCCGGCTCGGGGTGACCCGTGAGGTGGACTTCCTCGTCCCCGCTGAAGCGAACCTGCGCCAGCTGTTCGGCCAGCATGCCGAAGGCGGCGTCCCGGGCACCCTGCTGGACGGCGTCGACGCCGCTGACACCCGTGCTCTGCGCCATGGGGTGAAGCCGGTGGCCTGCCTTCTGGTGGACGAGGCGCAGTTCTTCACCGAGGAGCAGATCGATGACCTGCTGCGCATCGCCGTGCTGGACGGCGTCCCGGTGCTCGCCTATGGGATCCGCACCGATTTCCGCACCCGGTCCTTCCCCGGCTCAGCCCGACTGATGGACATCGCCCACTCGCTGGAGGAGCTGAAGACCATCTGCCGCTGCGGCGCCAAAGCGGTGTTCAACACCCGTCGCTCCGGGGACCGGGTCATCTTCGACGGCGACCAGGTCGCCATCGATGGGACGGACGTCTGGTACGAGTCGCTGTGTGCAGCCTGCTACCTGGAGGCTTCCGGCGGTCGGCTCGGCTGA